The Methanosphaera sp. DNA segment ATATCCTCGAAATTCATATAAGATAGCAGATAAAATGCCAATATTTGACCTTGAATGTGAAGAGGATATGCAAAGAATCTTTGATGAACAACTACAAAAAGTGGGAGTTGACTACTTTGACTACTACCTGCTTCATAACGTATCAACAAAACATATGAAGAAATTTACAGAAATTGACTCATTTAATTTCATAAAAGAGATGAAAAAACAGGGAAAGATAAAACATATTGGAATATCATCACATGACACACCAGAGTTTCTTGATAAAATACTAAAAGCTCATCCTGAAATTGAATTTATACAGCTTCAACTAAATTACTTAGACTGGCAAGATGCAAATATCCAGGCAAAAGCATGCTATGATATTGCATGTAAGTATGATTTACCAGTAATTGTGATGGAACCACTTAAGGGAGGATCACTAGTAAACATACCACAAAAAGGAGTAGAACTTTTCAAAGAATATGATGCAGATAAATCAATTACATCATGGGCATTTGATTTTAATTATAGTCTTGATAATGTGGTCATGATGCTTAGTGGAATGAGAAACCTTGATGAAGTTAATGAAAATATGCATACAATTGATAACTTCACACCAATGAATACTGAAAAATATAAGATAATAGATAAAGTACGTGATATAATACTTAAAACTATTGAAATTCCATGTACAATGTGTGGCTATTGTCTAGATCATTGTCCTGTTGGCATTAATATAGCTAAGTATTTCAGCCTCTATAATACACAAAAGCTACTTAATCATAAACATTCAATTGCAATGTATTATCGAAACTATATATCACAGCCTAATGTTAAACCATCTGAATGTATCAGATGCATGAAGTGTATAGACTATTGTCCTCAAAATATAGATATTCCATCATATCTCATAAAAGTTACAAATACATTTGAATCATAAAAAAATAATAAAAAAAAAGAAAAATATTAGGGTGGTGAATATAAGGATAGATTATTATATTATAATCTATTCTTCTTTTGCTTCTTCTTCACTTCCAAATCCATAGAGTGGTATTTCAAATCTTTTTGCAACATCTTTAAGATAGCCTGGTATGTCAAGTTGTTGTGGACATACATCCATACATTTTCCACATCCAATACAATCTGATGCAATACCATTTCCTTCTATTTTTGCATAGTTTGTATATGCATTTCCTGTTGCTGTATATAAGTCAATATTTTGTATCATTTCATGGTTGTACATACTAAATAATTTTGGTATGTTAATATTTTTAACACATGAACTTAAACAGTAGTTACATGCTGTACAATCAACTGTTATTTTACTGTTTATAATTTTTACAACTTCATCTATTATTTTATGTTCTTCATCTGTTAATGGTTTTATGTCTTTGAATATTTCAATATTTTTTTTAAGTTGTTGTGTATTTCCTGCACCTGAAAGTACATATGATACTCCTTCAAGTTCTGCTACAAATCTTAAAGCCCATTTTATTGGATCTTCACCATTATGTTCTTTCATTAGTTTTTGAGCATCTTCTGGTACATCAACTAGAAATCCACCTTTTAGTGGTTCCATAACTATAACTTCTTTGTCGTATTTACGTGCTACTTCATAGCATTTGCGTGCTTGTATGTTTTCATTTGATTCCCAGTCAAGGTAGTTGATTTGTAGTTGTACAAATTCTATCTCTGGGTGATGTTTTAGAATATTTTCAATGTATTCTGCATTTGCATGTGTGGATATTCCCAATTTTTTAATTTTTCCTTCTTTTTTCATTTTATTTACAAATCCAAAGGAATCTGCTTTAAGATACCCATCCTCTGATAGTCCACTTACATTGTGAAGCATGTAGTAGTCGAAGTAGTCTATATTTAAGCGTTCAAGTTGGTTGTTAAATAATCCTTCAAGTTCTTCTTCTTTAGGATTCATGTAGATTGGAAGTTTATCTGCAATTATTACATCCTCACGAGGATATCTTTCAATTACTCCCTTTCTTAGTGCAACTTCACTCATTTCATCATGGTAGTAGTATGCTGTATCAAAATAATTAAGACCACTTTCCATGCATAGATCTACCATCCTATTTACTTCTTTTTGATCTATACTTTTTACATCATCTTTATCTGTTAGTGGTAGTCTCATCATTCCTAATGCTAGTTTTGACATAGTATCATCCTTTTTTAAATAATGTATATTAGTTTTTTAATTTTTTATTTTATTTTATTTTTTTTTATAAAATATTTTATAATTCATTTATTGTCTTTTTTTTGAAATTTTAGTAAAAATTAATATTCTCATTTTTTTTGGATCTAATCTTTCTAAAATTAATTTTTTTTATATAATTTATGGGGGCTTAAGCATCCATTAGTTGGGGGATTAGTTTTGTTTTTTAGATCTGTTTTTAAAATAGGGTGATTATTATTTTTTATATATTAAACTTAATTTCTTTGGTGGTTAATTTTCAATATCTGGTGTGGATATTGCTTTGTTTTCATGTTATAGGAGGTTAATATTGTGTTAAAATATATTATTTTAATATTATTTAAAGCTACCTATTCAATTTTACAATACAATTAAGTAATATTTATTTTATTTTGTCTAATTTTTAGGTAATTAATTATAAATAGTATAAAATTATAAATAAAAATTAATCAATGTTTAAAAAATACATTGATTAAATAAAATATTTTTAAAAAGAGGTGTTATAGGAAAGGTAATGAATAAAAAAATAATACTAACACTCATAATTTTAACAATTATAATATGCACCAATACAAGCATAGCCCAGGAAAATACAACAACAACCACAATAGATGTTCAAACATACACACAACTTTCAAATGAAATAGACAACATTAAAAATTCAAACATAACAACATATGAAATAAATCTCAAAAAAGATAACTACACAATAAATAATGATATAAGATGGATGCATGATGAAAATAAAAAACTACCAAATCTCATAATAAATGGACATGGATGTACAATAAATGGATCAGATACGAATGTATTTCTAAAAACAGGACGTAACACAAATCTAACACTAAATAATATGACAATATCAAATACATATGATAACACCTATTCTGCCATTTATAACATGGGAAATTTAACACTCAACAATGTAATATTTCAAAACAACAAAATATCATCACTATCCATACTTGGTGGTGGTGCAATAAACAACAATGGAAATCTAGAAATAAACAATTCAACATTTATAAACAACACAGCAGTATATGGTGGAGCAATATTTAACTTAAAAACAGACTTTAACAATGCCCATATAACAATTAACAACTCAAATTTCATAAATAACACAGCAGAAAATGGAAGCTGTATCTATAGTAGTGATGCAAAACTTATAACAATAAACAATACAAACTTCACATCAAATAATGCAATAGATTCAATGATCTATTCAAACTATAGGACACAACAAATAACAATAGAAAACTCAAATATAACAGATAACACCAATACATTAGCACTAATAAATTCACAATCAAACATAGAAATAATAAATTCCACAATAAAATCAAATAAAAACACAAATGGAGCATTAATTAAAACAACAAAAAGTAGTATAATAAATTCACAGATATGCCAAAATATTATCGACATACTACTTGATGCAAACTTTAATGATGTGGAAATAAAAAACTCCAATATCTCAGAAAATAACATAAAAAATATAGCAATAAACAACATAAATTCCCAGATTTACATACAAAACAATACCTTCTATAGAAATATAGTTAAAAACCAGGCACTAATATATGATACATCAAAAACTACCAATGTAGAAAATAACCTATTTAAAGATAATAAGGCATTAAACCTATTTTATGGGAATTGCTCTACATTTAATGTAGTAGTAGATAACACATATATTGGAAATAATCTTACAAATACAACAATAAAACTTGACATTAAAGATGAATATATGGCAGATGAAAATATTACAGCAAACATAACAGTTATGACAAATCCAGTATATAACACAACAATTACAACAGGAACAATAAAGATAAGCTATAATGGAATTATAATAGACACAGCAACTATTACAAATTCAACATACCAGCTAAATAAAAACATAGATTATGTAGGAGTACTACCATTAACAATAGAATACTGTGATGATATAAACTTTAATTCATATAAGATAAATAAAACAACTGCAATTATATCCCCATCATATCATATCAAAATAGTAGCAGATGATGAATTTAATCTTAAAGATGAAATAAAATATAGCATAATAGTTGAAAATCAAAACAATAAAACACTACATAACATAACAATATATGATGTCATAGCACAAAATCTAGATGTAATAGATACATCCCATAAATTAGATGAAAACTCCTGGATTATTGAAAAACTAACACCAGGTGAAAATAGAGCACTGATGATAAAAGCATATGCAAAAAATCCTACAGATGTCATGATAAAATTAAGCTGTGATATGCGATTTGTTAAAAATACATCAACTACAACATGTAATATCAAATATAAAGCTCCAAATTACATCATTAAAGTAACACCAACACAATACAGATATGGAGATAAAGTATGTGATTTTCAAATACAAAATACTGGTGGAGTTGGATATAACATAAATATTAGCCTAGATTTAGCATCAAAAGATAGAAAAACTAGAAAAACATACACTTACAATCAAATTATTTCAAATGAAACAATAACAATTAAACCTGACATATGTATTGAAGATATTGGAAATATTACAACAACAATAAAAATAGAAGATGAACAATTAAATAACAATACAATTATTCTAACACACAATATAGAAAAGCCATACATAGTATTTGATGATATTTATTCAAATGCAGGTGGTAATGTTAATATCACAGCAAGAGTTGAAAACATAAATGCAGGTAATATTAAAGTAAAATCAGTCTTTAAATTAAATTCAAAAACAATACCAGGAGTAATAAGATACACAACAGATGGTAATGTTATAGTTTTAAATTATAATATTTCAACTTCTATAAAAAATCAGGAAAATAGGCTTGATGTGGTATGTGATATAAAAGATTATGATGTTTTGAGAAATTCATCAAAACTCTATATTGTAAAGTTAAAAACTAAATTGCATCTTCAAGAAAATATTAAAATTACACCAGGTGTTAAAACAAAATTTAAGATATACTTGGTTGATGAAAATAATAATCCTGTAATTAAGGGTAGGGTTGTATTAAAGATCAATAAAAAAACACTTACAAATTCAGATGGTAAAAAGATATATGTTAATATTACAGGTGGTATTGGTGAATTTACATATATGATACCATATGATTTTGTAAATAGTGAATATAGATTTGATGTTATATATGGTGAAAATAACATGTATAATGGTTGTAGTGCTAATACAAAATTAAAGATTATAAAACAGGATATTATTGTTGAAATTTTAAACTCTACCTATATGGTTGGTGATAAATTTATGGTTTTTATAGATATAAAGGCAAATAATACAAAACTACCAATATATGGTGGAAATTATGCACTTAAGATTAATTCAAAAACATTACTTGATAAGGTTCATCTTACTAATTCATCAATAAGTGTTTGTTTTGATAATCTTAATTTCAGTAGCATTAATAGTATTACATTTTGCTATTCTGGAAATTCTGCATATAATTCAAAGAAGGTAGTTGAAAATTTAAATTTATTAACTGATAGTAGAAATTTAATTATTAATGATGAAGAATTTACTAAAATTCACTAAAGGGAGGGAAATCCTTGGAGAATATAATTTAACAATAGAGTTGTTATTTTATATTTTAGAGTTTATATTACAATGAATTATTTATTTTAGGAGGGTTTTCTTTTAAATTAAATCCTCCCACTTAAACTCCTAAATCATATAGTGTTTTATCTATATGTTGTGGTTAATTTTTATGTATTTTTACTTATTTCAATTTTATTTTATAATTTTAAAGTAAAATTTATTAAAAATAAAATTATTCAAGTTAACTATAAATAAAATCAAGTATAAATTATTTTCTAAGTTTTAGTAAATTATTTTAGAGATGATATAATGATTATAGTAAATGCAACACTAATACCAAAAGAAGACAAAAAAGATGAAATCATCAATATGGCAGACGACATAATAACAGAAAGTCGAACACACAAAGGAAACATAGCATATAACATGGTTGAAGATGTAGAAAATCAACAACTTAAAATCCTAGAAAAATGGGAAACAAAAGAAGCACTAGAAAACCACATGCAAACAGATGTATTTCAAGACTTTGGA contains these protein-coding regions:
- a CDS encoding aldo/keto reductase — its product is MSKLALGMMRLPLTDKDDVKSIDQKEVNRMVDLCMESGLNYFDTAYYYHDEMSEVALRKGVIERYPREDVIIADKLPIYMNPKEEELEGLFNNQLERLNIDYFDYYMLHNVSGLSEDGYLKADSFGFVNKMKKEGKIKKLGISTHANAEYIENILKHHPEIEFVQLQINYLDWESNENIQARKCYEVARKYDKEVIVMEPLKGGFLVDVPEDAQKLMKEHNGEDPIKWALRFVAELEGVSYVLSGAGNTQQLKKNIEIFKDIKPLTDEEHKIIDEVVKIINSKITVDCTACNYCLSSCVKNINIPKLFSMYNHEMIQNIDLYTATGNAYTNYAKIEGNGIASDCIGCGKCMDVCPQQLDIPGYLKDVAKRFEIPLYGFGSEEEAKEE
- a CDS encoding putative quinol monooxygenase — its product is MIIVNATLIPKEDKKDEIINMADDIITESRTHKGNIAYNMVEDVENQQLKILEKWETKEALENHMQTDVFQDFGSNTKDLLQKEPKVGIYFAELLNDKSGKEKTEIKLIHYD
- a CDS encoding aldo/keto reductase yields the protein MCVNIQDIFKDIKPLGFGLMRLPVDDEDDLKTINIDKFTEMIDTFMDHGFNYFDTAYIYHKGCSEKVLKKTLVDRYPRNSYKIADKMPIFDLECEEDMQRIFDEQLQKVGVDYFDYYLLHNVSTKHMKKFTEIDSFNFIKEMKKQGKIKHIGISSHDTPEFLDKILKAHPEIEFIQLQLNYLDWQDANIQAKACYDIACKYDLPVIVMEPLKGGSLVNIPQKGVELFKEYDADKSITSWAFDFNYSLDNVVMMLSGMRNLDEVNENMHTIDNFTPMNTEKYKIIDKVRDIILKTIEIPCTMCGYCLDHCPVGINIAKYFSLYNTQKLLNHKHSIAMYYRNYISQPNVKPSECIRCMKCIDYCPQNIDIPSYLIKVTNTFES
- a CDS encoding right-handed parallel beta-helix repeat-containing protein gives rise to the protein MNKKIILTLIILTIIICTNTSIAQENTTTTTIDVQTYTQLSNEIDNIKNSNITTYEINLKKDNYTINNDIRWMHDENKKLPNLIINGHGCTINGSDTNVFLKTGRNTNLTLNNMTISNTYDNTYSAIYNMGNLTLNNVIFQNNKISSLSILGGGAINNNGNLEINNSTFINNTAVYGGAIFNLKTDFNNAHITINNSNFINNTAENGSCIYSSDAKLITINNTNFTSNNAIDSMIYSNYRTQQITIENSNITDNTNTLALINSQSNIEIINSTIKSNKNTNGALIKTTKSSIINSQICQNIIDILLDANFNDVEIKNSNISENNIKNIAINNINSQIYIQNNTFYRNIVKNQALIYDTSKTTNVENNLFKDNKALNLFYGNCSTFNVVVDNTYIGNNLTNTTIKLDIKDEYMADENITANITVMTNPVYNTTITTGTIKISYNGIIIDTATITNSTYQLNKNIDYVGVLPLTIEYCDDINFNSYKINKTTAIISPSYHIKIVADDEFNLKDEIKYSIIVENQNNKTLHNITIYDVIAQNLDVIDTSHKLDENSWIIEKLTPGENRALMIKAYAKNPTDVMIKLSCDMRFVKNTSTTTCNIKYKAPNYIIKVTPTQYRYGDKVCDFQIQNTGGVGYNINISLDLASKDRKTRKTYTYNQIISNETITIKPDICIEDIGNITTTIKIEDEQLNNNTIILTHNIEKPYIVFDDIYSNAGGNVNITARVENINAGNIKVKSVFKLNSKTIPGVIRYTTDGNVIVLNYNISTSIKNQENRLDVVCDIKDYDVLRNSSKLYIVKLKTKLHLQENIKITPGVKTKFKIYLVDENNNPVIKGRVVLKINKKTLTNSDGKKIYVNITGGIGEFTYMIPYDFVNSEYRFDVIYGENNMYNGCSANTKLKIIKQDIIVEILNSTYMVGDKFMVFIDIKANNTKLPIYGGNYALKINSKTLLDKVHLTNSSISVCFDNLNFSSINSITFCYSGNSAYNSKKVVENLNLLTDSRNLIINDEEFTKIH